From Calliphora vicina chromosome 3, idCalVici1.1, whole genome shotgun sequence:
ATATTTAGGAATATATTGATAACATAGCGCAACAGATACATATATTGGTGACCGAAGTTTTTTTCAAGTCAGCTCGCATtttcgaaatatcaaaaaaaaaattgcttaaaaaaaactaaagatagttTTGAAAATGGAATGTCCCATATATGTGGGATTGGAGCCTGGTCAGTCTACTAAATCTGGCAGACCTTATTAGAggttaattgttatttaaattaactgACCAATATTGACGACTATGAGAGGGAAAGTGACAACACTATGACATATTACACGGACGAACTTTCTAGAATGTTTTATAATCAGACGAGTGACGAGAATGGTTTGGATAGACATACACTTTTAATATAGAGGGGAGTTGTCCAGCTGCATCCAAAGTGAAAAgttgtatttaatttgtttaatttgttttcctaTATTTCTTtatactattttttattaataataagtgtgttcgcgtactttccagtaaaaaatatccagtaactttattttagagagtaaaaaaaaattattctcaatctaaaaaaatatctaaaaaaaagtacgcgaacaacaatttgtaaaaagaagttgtattttattataaatcaattcaaaacgtttgttttttgttatttctaagtgaattaaatgaataattttataataaactattaaataaaacaattggtGTTTTATTGAAGTCAACAAACTTCTGGGTAAATTAGTCCCATATATATGTCAATTCTGTTCCTCTGTGTAATTAAATAGACGACTAATAAAGTTCTCAAATgatcaaataaacattttttttaaaaatagctcATAGACTATTTTGCGAAATTTTGTATGACTATGTAAATTGGCATACATAGattgtttacttaaaataatccaattaaaaataaaccaaatcgCTCGTACTAGGGTCCTTATTCTGATTACCGGGAGAGTACACGACCAGGGAATATCTCATACAGTAATTGAATGGCATGAAGACATCAGTATCAtccaatttatgcaaaaataactCTGTCTCATTTTCGAAGATGTATGGCCCAATCATGTCTCCAGttcaaaatcggcacaaaatAGTGTCATGTTATGGATGTATTTCCCAAATGCCACATTTTTGTTCTGTAAACCTAAACCGAGTAATGTTATCgtatttaaaacataataatttttttgttctgtAAATCAATATGATTTACTTTCAATGTACAAAGTCGTGAGATATACAGAACGATTATTTGTCAATTATTCGTTTTCGAAACTCGCTCGTTTTAGCTACATTAAAACTGAAATAACTTTGTTTgtaatgaatgaattttatttaatcttttttcatttgaaagccCATTGAATTGTGTTAAAAACACTTTAATTAGTCTTAAagataattgaatttaaattactgCCAGCAAAGTTGAGGTTGGAATTGCAGCTATTGTCGCTCGAATTGATTGTTTTAGTTCCCAATAACCCCATAACCATAACATCACAATAACCTGTTTATAATAACAAGAAAAAGGTGGAGTCAGTTCAGGCGACTGAACTCGGAATATTGAGCTTCTTAAAATAAGCCTGCTgtgtttttaaaagtttaacccccattttcctaatctctggttattttttatcgtgacgataaactgacagttctcatacaaaaaaaatgttaattgttgGTTTATcattacgaaaaacgataaccagatattgagaaaatgggggtaagtctgcatataatttaaaatttaaaagaggcacaaaatttccctttttacGACTTAAAGGTTGCAAAAATACATtcctaataaatattttagtaattGCAGAGAGCTATAAcgtaaattttgaaaagaaaaagtacttttcgaaGTCATATTTGTGTGactgaaaaatatttctaaaatatatcgagggcctatattcaaaaccctctatctttgattttcacgaaaattacatttttctataattatacatatacaccaccatagtggggagggtattatgcgtttgtgaagAGGATGTCtaaccgatcgacttagaatcactttctgagtcgattcaACAACACcattttatcggtcataaatgttttatttataaatgtatctccacaaattgcgctccaaataagtcttatatatacaaaattcatgtcaccaaattttgttacgatcggtccataattagtcatagctcccatatagacccgcttccgaaaatcactttaacgtgcataaatcgcttaaaaattttgatatactcacaaaattcaacatagtaaactttcatatagacataaatcacacgacttaatttcaagtgatcggtccataattggtcatagccccacttccgaaaatcactcaaaaatataaattattgaaattttaaaagaaaaacgtttttgatcttttacttagtgtagggtattatactttcttaattgttttttgtttaatattgtattattaggcgctatcttaaataaatcacattaaaaactgacagatggcataaataaaatcaaaataattaatttttattaaagtgcaaAACCCTCTTTCTGATCatttcatacatacacacaataatggaaaattttaaaatcaaattatatgtgagattcagtaggtgcttttaaaaatattgtaaaataccgaattttaataactcaagtaatacgcgaaaaaactgttttttggctctcctgaaaagtcgtgtttttcaagatagagggttttgaatattgGCCCTCGAAATACTATTGCGATTACATAAGCTACCACGCAAATTTCCTTTAGAGCAACATATACAAATTGTACCAAAACAGTACCACAaatataaatcaataattttttacccCTTTACTTTGAATTGCCTGAATGTTGATAAGTTTTTGTGTACTTTAAGATGacacataaaattttacgtttttagatcacttatttaaaataaacacaaaatttccaTATTACCGCCTTAAATATGGAGTTTCTTAAAGGTGCTTTTCTTATATATAATTGTTGGGACTTTAGAGGAAATTCTTTAagaaaaaaggtaccaaaagaTGGACGAAGGTACGCCCATAGCTATATCATCACATCATTCCATTATGTTAAAATTTACCAACATAgaacaaagtgtgtgtgagatatcattgaaatttgttattcgtttgaaaggcaTTTCGATGACATTATGAGTGCCACAGACTGCATTACCATATTGGAGGATTCTTATCTTCGGAGTCTGGATATATTCGGTGTTGAACGTGGTcaacaagaaatatttatacaatgaTCCAAAGAACAccgtgaaaataacaaaaaaaattatttgttgatAACGAAATCTAACTGCCTTCCCAGTCCACAGATTTAAACCGAAAAAGACTATCCAATTGTGGGAGCGAGTCATTATAGCAGGGCAAAATATAAGcccaaacatttcagaaaatctTGTAAATAGTTGCCAGAGGTGGTCATACCGACTTTTGTcggttttttaaagttttaaaagtttttaatccaattttaaaattttgtttttatatattgtttaagttaaaattaattaatatttttcatatacacggtgaataattaaaatttccgtaatacaaaaatttcgtGACTTTTTGTGAACGGTTTTGTGTTCTGCtgtatatgattgctacaatgatgtgaaaggtaactttaacatattatggttacctcaatcatataaataattactgtgaccataatattgttacaaaattttaaaaatgttgaaatggttatggtaaacatgtacaagtatattttttctctgggtgcaTTCATCTAGAAATGAGGCTCACAGTAAAATggtgttgttgaacgctatatccgtccatggtAATTTATAAGAACAAACTGAATTCGACATATGTAGCTTCAGCAATATGTCCGCCATCAACTGTCAAAGTCCCTGTTGGAAGACTCTTTAATACCCTCAACTGGTTACAGCcttaataataaaatagtttttatgtgCAAAATAGTTTTATTACTAACATAGGAACTCTTGATAACTCGTAATCTTTAATCATATAAGTCatagaacaaatattttgtttgaatcTTTAACACAGTCTACAACGAGAAAATTATGTATGTTAATTTTCagcataaatttttttaaaaccaatgaAAGAATATTCTGACACGCACCTTTTCAATAGTCACATACACGTATCACATACATTTTCCCCCCAATTCTGTaccataataacaataaaaaagtttttttttttaaattctttacgTAGATGAGTAGAGATGATTTAATTGAACTGAAACTTCAAAGTAAAGCTACTACGTGATCAAGATTTTCTCATACAGTTAACGATTAATTcacaattatataaaaatgatccAAAAAACTGTATAATTATCATGCAACCCTCGTAATATAATATAACGGTAAATTGTGGTAGTAcagttattaaacaaattatggtTGACATTATTTATTACACAAACATACCTACATAcagtgtttttaatttaatttatttattttcttaaatttaacaattaaaacgTGTTTAACATGACTGAAACCATGTTGTTTAAGGGATGGGTGTATAGTAAACACaagccaaaaatttaatttcttagtttttatcataaatattatacaaaaaattaattgtgtTTCCAGTGAGAAGACCTTAGagcaaataaatagaaaacaaaaacaatacaatataataaaatataatacaaagtAAAACTAAAATGATCCAAACTTAGCAGCCACAAGTTCATATGATTTAAATTAACATGTtgctttattaatttaaatacatatatttattttttgtatatgttttatggcttttttccattttaaaatttttttgaaacttttttgttttgtatcttCTGCTTTTTGCACGCATCTTATTTTGTTTAAGGTACTTCTGGtttttggttgtttttgtttcttattaatttgtatatttctgTTGATTTACTTTTGTGAATTCTTTACAGTTTTCTTAAAAATCTAGGTAATCTTCTTTAGTAGTAAATATTATGCAAATTGTTTCATTTCGTTTTTTGCTATAAATTGTAACAAGAGACCATCGTAGGCATCATTCAATCTTAGCAACTCTTCAAGTGAAGTACGCactagaaacaaacaaaaaatcaatcaaCATGAAATTCATCATTGTATTAGCTGCTCTCTTCGCCGTTGCTTTGGCTGCTCCCCGTCCTGAAGATGCCGTCATCTTGAGATCCGAATCCGAAGTAGGACCCGAATCCTTCCAATACTCGTAAGTGTTTCAAATAATTATTCTATGCAACACTTTACAAACATTTGTcgtattaaatttttgaattttacaataatttttatggaaatatttttaaagtgagGTGAAGggaattacaaaattaaactaataaacaatttttattatcaatTACAGTTACGAAACTAGCGATGGTTCTCAGGCTCAAGCTCAAGGTCAATTGAAGAATGTTGGTACTGATGAAGAAGCTATCGTCGTCAAGGGCTCTTTCTCCTTCGTTGCTGATGATGGTCAAACCTACACCGTCAACTATGTTGCCGATGAAAACGGTTTCCAACCCCAAGGCGCTCATTTGCCCGTTGCCCCTGAAGCTTAAGTTGTTTTAACTGTTATTAAATTCTACGATAAAtctaaacaaactaaaaatactCAAAACAATGCAATTTCCCCCCAAACTAATTCCTCCTGTTGAATATCATGAAAAAAATATCCCAATTTGTTAAACTATCACAATGTCCCCCTAA
This genomic window contains:
- the LOC135953663 gene encoding larval cuticle protein 65Ag1-like → MKFIIVLAALFAVALAAPRPEDAVILRSESEVGPESFQYSYETSDGSQAQAQGQLKNVGTDEEAIVVKGSFSFVADDGQTYTVNYVADENGFQPQGAHLPVAPEA